A genomic stretch from Mycosarcoma maydis chromosome 3, whole genome shotgun sequence includes:
- a CDS encoding Dual specificity protein kinase FUZ7, with translation MLSSGAGSSIRKKRNFKGLQLAESPLASPVDASATTPSHKPGEGSAASNASTIGKSSAVTPGGSLALPVKNGLDTEPNSGANYHNKLTQQLANLELGVEYKLDLKNEDLKTLSELGAGNGGTVTKVLHEKSGTVMAKKVVFIDAKPSVRKQILRELQILHECNSPYIVSFYGAYLNEPHICMCMEFMQKDSLDGIYKKYGPISPEICGKIAVAVSHGLTYLYDVHRIIHRDVKPSNILVNGAGQIKICDFGVSGELINSIADTFVGTSTYMSPERIQGDQYSVKSDVWSLGVSIIELALGRFPFAENEEDDDSDADNNYTNEDLAGTLSPTKPAPMISLGQNEKQRRRKSKPAGVSLEGSSHQMSILDLLQHIVNEPPPKLPEGRFPKHMEEFVNLCLLKDPAKRPTPKDLTKHQYVIDADAAKVDLQAWADGMK, from the coding sequence ATGCTTTCGTCCGGTGCGGGATCTTCCATacgcaagaagcgcaactTCAAGGGGCTACAACTGGCCGAGTCACCTCTCGCCAGTCCCGTCGACGCTTCGGCTACAACACCATCACACAAACCAGGCGAAGGCTCCGCCGCCTCAAATGCATCCACCATCGGCAAATCCTCTGCAGTGACGCCGGGCGGCTCCCTTGCACTCCCGGTCAAGAATGGTCTGGATACAGAACCCAACTCGGGAGCCAATTACCACAACAAGTTGACGCAGCAACTGGCCAACCTCGAACTGGGCGTCGAATACAAGCTTGACTTGAAGAACGAGGACCTCAAGACGCTCTCGGAGCTCGGCGCCGGTAATGGCGGAACTGTCACCAAGGTGCTGCACGAGAAGAGCGGAACCGTGATGGCCAAAAAGGTGGTCTTCATCGACGCCAAACCTAGCGTACGCAAGCAGATCCTACGAGAGCTTCAGATCCTGCACGAGTGCAATTCGCCCTACATTGTCTCGTTCTACGGCGCCTATCTCAACGAACCGCACATCTGCATGTGCATGGAGTTTATGCAGAAGGATTCGCTCGATGGCATCTACAAAAAGTACGGGCCAATCTCACCGGAAATTTGTGGCAAGATTGCCGTGGCAGTCTCGCACGGCCTCACCTACCTCTACGACGTGCATCGAATCATCCACCGTGACGTCAAGCCTAGCAACATTCTAGTCAACGGTGCCGGTCAAATCAAAATCTGTGACTTTGGCGTAAGCGGAGAGCTCATCAACAGCATTGCAGACACGTTTGTTGGTACAAGTACCTACATGTCGCCTGAGCGAATTCAGGGAGATCAGTACAGTGTCAAGTCGGATGTATGGAGCTTGGGCGTGTCGATCATCGAGCTGGCGCTGGGTCGCTTCCCTTTTGCAGAGAacgaagaggacgacgactcggacgCGGATAACAACTATACGAACGAAGATCTGGCGGGGACACTTTCACCGACCAAACCGGCACCAATGATTTCGCTCGGCCAAAACGAAAAACAGAGACGCAGAAAATCAAAACCGGCCGGCGTAAGCCTCGAGGGCTCGAGCCATCAGATGTCAATTCTCGACCTGCTGCAACACATTGTCAACGAACCACCTCCCAAGCTGCCAGAGGGCAGATTTCCCAAGCACATGGAAGAGTTTGTCAACCTTTGTCTGCTCAAAGACCCGGCGAAACGGCCCACACCCAAGGACCTCACCAAGCACCAGTACGTgatcgatgccgatgccgccAAGGTGGACTTGCAAGCATGGGCCGATGGGATGAAGTAA